The DNA window GTATGGCTTCAGCAAATTCCGTTAAGATGGTATAAGGATCTTTAGCTTTGACGATGCCGCTCGCCACTAACACTCCTTCTGCGCCCAACCGCAATGCCGCACTCACGTCGCCGCCTCGCGTTATGCCCGCGCCGCATAAGATAACAACGTCACGATTGACTTGTCTAACGAGTTTAACTGTGCCTGACACAACTTCGGGCTTTGCCTTGGAAACAGGAATTCCGGTGCCAATCAACTCGGGAGGCTCAACCGCGACCATATCGGGCTTCAGCGCAGCAGTCGCCACACTAACCGAAGCGTTGTTGGAGCATACAACCGTGATCAGGCCGTTCTGACGAGCGCGCGCTATGATTTCATCAATATCTGCAAGCCTCATCCGTCGCTCAGAGTGATTCACCAAAGTGCCTACCGCGCCAGCTTCCTTCACCGATTCAGGCAAAACATGA is part of the Candidatus Bathyarchaeia archaeon genome and encodes:
- the tpiA gene encoding triose-phosphate isomerase, with protein sequence MPKQEARGKVHVPLVLVNFKTYIEGTGKNALKLAKTCEKVSRETKASIGVAPQFADIAPIASEVSIPVFSQHIDPFPAGSFTGHVLPESVKEAGAVGTLVNHSERRMRLADIDEIIARARQNGLITVVCSNNASVSVATAALKPDMVAVEPPELIGTGIPVSKAKPEVVSGTVKLVRQVNRDVVILCGAGITRGGDVSAALRLGAEGVLVASGIVKAKDPYTILTEFAEAILK